A genomic stretch from Brucella sp. BE17 includes:
- a CDS encoding toll/interleukin-1 receptor domain-containing protein: protein MVKTLWLTYAWVDNEEDDVDFVVQKLQSVGIDVRLDRTRIVAGQRLWHQIDKNILSADLDGFAIYSTRESLVSEPCQEELAIALDRVLREKGGSFPLIGIFPTPIERELIPSSIATRLYVSLKDEKWADRVSAALSNEVGHQHAEVQPFFIKEHRIGEHYIYEMRPRDGVWQPSVAAVLADQYDSIQFPWVWAKGQPHFNPPMWIGTEIPESPLNAERWKGYRVDQQADATQSLYVKSKERLRSIIFGCATREQFRYDFG from the coding sequence ATGGTTAAAACGCTGTGGTTAACTTATGCGTGGGTGGATAACGAAGAAGATGATGTGGATTTTGTTGTTCAAAAACTTCAGTCTGTAGGGATCGATGTAAGGCTGGACCGCACAAGAATTGTTGCAGGGCAGCGTCTCTGGCATCAGATCGATAAAAACATTCTCTCCGCAGACTTAGATGGATTTGCGATCTATTCAACCCGCGAAAGCCTAGTCAGTGAGCCCTGTCAAGAAGAGCTAGCGATTGCCCTCGATCGTGTGCTTCGGGAAAAAGGTGGTAGTTTTCCTTTGATAGGCATATTCCCAACACCAATCGAGCGTGAACTCATACCAAGTTCGATCGCAACGCGCTTGTATGTATCATTGAAGGACGAAAAATGGGCCGACCGGGTCTCCGCCGCACTATCTAACGAGGTTGGACATCAACATGCGGAAGTGCAGCCATTTTTCATTAAAGAGCATAGAATTGGTGAACATTACATCTACGAAATGAGACCGCGAGACGGAGTTTGGCAGCCCTCTGTCGCAGCTGTCTTAGCCGACCAATACGATAGTATTCAATTTCCTTGGGTTTGGGCAAAAGGCCAACCTCATTTCAATCCGCCAATGTGGATAGGCACAGAAATACCTGAATCACCGTTAAACGCAGAGCGCTGGAAAGGATATCGCGTCGACCAGCAGGCAGATGCCACCCAAAGTCTATATGTAAAATCCAAGGAAAGACTACGCAGCATTATTTTCGGTTGCGCTACTCGCGAACAATTCCGCTATGATTTTGGCTGA